One window from the genome of Oryctolagus cuniculus chromosome 1, mOryCun1.1, whole genome shotgun sequence encodes:
- the IL10RA gene encoding interleukin-10 receptor subunit alpha — translation MLRRLVVPLAVLLSLCPGPGAHGTDLPSPPSVWFEAEFFHHILHWTPAPNQSHSSYYEVEIQKYGQGPWKSVPNCNLSLVPSCDVTLVTLDLYNCSGYWARVRTVDGGRHSLWTKTETRFTKDDVTLTVGSVNLEMHGSFILGKIQPPRPPVAPAGDTYEKVFECFREYEIAIRKEPGNYTFTNKKVKQENFSFLVSGEVGTFCFKVKPSVASRMNKGVWSKEECIVLSKQYFTVTNLSICFVFVLLLCGALAYCLALQLYVRRRGKLPTVLVFPKPSPFSLASQLPCPGTQDTIHPLDAEAFLKVAPELRNSWLHSSTDSGFGSAKPSLQTEEPPFLLAAAQPQEHGPLEKGEPSELQDSHGSSNSTDSGICLREPSLSPGTQPTWEQPEHSASQGQDDSGIGLVRNSEGQPGDTQGGSALGHISALGPEGPEEEDPAMMAFQGYLKQTRCTEEKATKAGCLEEESPLTPNALDPEFRTCLDAEAGWPLPVLAKGYLRQDPAGTTLAPSEAPAAQWKQPAEEWPLSALTSYGDLEIPDWSCTPDRAPLDCAAAAGSLLGSFDSDLVTLPLISSLHSNE, via the exons ATGCTGCGGCGCCTGGTAGTGCCTCTGGCGGTGCTTCTCAGCCTGTGCCCAGGTCCGGGCGCGCACG GGACAGATCTTCCCAGCCCTCCATCGGTGTGGTTTGAAGCAGAATTTTTCCACCACATCCTCCACTGGACACCTGCCCCAAATCAGTCCCACAGCAGCTACTATGAAGTGGAGATCCAGAA GTATGGACAGGGGCCCTGGAAGTCCGTCCCCAACTGCAACCTGAGCCTGGTGCCCTCCTGTGATGTCACCTTGGTGACCCTGGACCTGTACAACTGCAGCGGCTACTGGGCCAGAGTCCGGACGGTGGATGGTGGCCGGCACTCCCTCTGGACCAAGACCGAAACGCGCTTTACCAAGGATGACG TGACTCTGACAGTTGGCAGCGTGAACCTTGAAATGCATGGCAGCTTCATCCTGGGGAAGATCCAGCCGCCCAGGCCCCCGGTGGCCCCTGCAGGCGACACTTACGAAAAGGTCTTTGAATGCTTCCGGGAGTATGAGATTGCGATCCGCAAGGAGCCGGGAAACTACACG TTCACCAACAAGAAGGTCAAACAGGAGAACTTCAGCTTCCTGGTCTCCGGAGAGGTGGGGACGTTCTGCTTCAAAGTGAAGCCGTCCGTGGCCTCCCGCATGAACAAGGGGGTGTGGTCCAAGGAGGAATGCATCGTCCTCAGCAAGCAAT ATTTCACCGTGACCAACCTCAGCATCTGCTTTGTCTTCGTCCTGCTGCTCTGCGGAGCCCTGGCCTACTGCCTGGCCCTCCAGCTGTATGTGCGGCGCCGGGGGAAGCTGCCCACTGTTCTG GTCTTCCCGAAGCCCAGccccttcagcctggccagccagcTCCCCTGTCCCGGCACCCAAGACACCATCCACCCCCTGGACGCGGAGGCCTTCCTGAAGGTGGCCCCAGAGCTGAGAAACTCGTGGCTGCACAGCAGCACCGACAGTGGCTTTGGCAGTGCCAAGCCGTCCCTGCAGACTGAAGAGCCCCCATTTCTGCTCGCGgcggcccagccccaggaacacGGGCCTCTGGAAAAGGGGGAGCCCTCGGAGCTGCAGGACAGCCATGGGAGCAGTAACAGCACCGACAGTGGAATCTGCTTGCGAGAGCCCAGCCTGAGCCCTGGCACACAGCCCACTTGGGAACAGCCagagcacagtgccagccagggaCAAGATGACAGTGGCATTGGCCTAGTCCGGAATTCTGAGGGGCAGCCTGGGGACACACAGGGTGGCTCAGCCTTGGGCCACATCAGTGCCCTAGGGCCTGAGGGGCCTGAGGAGGAAGACCCAGCCATGATGGCATTTCAGGGCTACCTGAAGCAGACCAGATGCACGGAGGAGAAGGCAACCAAAGCAGGCTGCCTGGAAGAAGAATCCCCCTTGACTCCAAATGCCCTTGACCCTGAGTTCAGGACCTGCCTGGATGCTGAGGCAGGCTGGCCTCTACCAGTCCTGGCCAAGGGTTATTTGAGACAGGATCCTGCAGGAACCACCCTGGCTCCCTCGGAGGCCCCGGCTGCACAGTGGAAGCAGCCAGCAGAGGAATGGCCACTGTCGGCCTTGACCAGCTACGGTGACCTGGAAATACCTGACTGGAGCTGCACCCCCGATCGTGCCCCTCTGGACTGTGCCGCAGCCGCAGGCAGTCTCCTGGGCAGCTTTGACTCCGATCTGGTCACCCTGCCACTCATCTCCAGCCTGCATTCAAATGAATGA